Part of the Streptomyces europaeiscabiei genome is shown below.
GTTCGGCGCGGCCTTGGCGGCGGTCCTGCTGGCCGTGGCCGGCTGTGACGCCACCGGTGGTGACTCCCCCGGCCCCGAGGGAACGGGAGCGAGGGCCAAGCCCTCCCCGTCGCCCACCCCCACCCCCGCCTGGGACAGCACCCCCGAGTCGCTGGCCGCCGTCGGTGACTCCATCACCCGTGGCTTCGACGCGTGCCAGGTGCTCTCCGACTGCCCCGAGGTGTCCTGGGCGACCGGCAGCGACGCCTCGGTCGACAGTCTCGCCGTACGGCTGCTGGGCGCGGCCGGCGCGGCACAGCGGAGCTGGAACTACGCGGTGACCGGGGCCCGGATGGCTGACCTGCCGAGCCAGGTGGCGCGGGCGGTGCCCCGTAAGCCGGAGCTGGTCACGGTGATGATCGGCGCGAACGACGCGTGCCGGGCGACCGCCGCCGACATGACCCCGCTCGCCGACTTCCGCGCCGACTTCGAGGACGCGATGGCGACCCTGCGGGACAGCCTGCCCAAGACCCAGGTGTTCGTGGCGAGCGTGCCGGACCTGAAGCGGCT
Proteins encoded:
- a CDS encoding SGNH/GDSL hydrolase family protein, translating into MRKRRHRSRAVFGAALAAVLLAVAGCDATGGDSPGPEGTGARAKPSPSPTPTPAWDSTPESLAAVGDSITRGFDACQVLSDCPEVSWATGSDASVDSLAVRLLGAAGAAQRSWNYAVTGARMADLPSQVARAVPRKPELVTVMIGANDACRATAADMTPLADFRADFEDAMATLRDSLPKTQVFVASVPDLKRLWSQGRTNPVGKQVWKLGICPSMLADPDLLTTAAGRRRDAVQDRVEAYNDVLREVCAEDRYCRYDGDAVFDYRFGQTQLSQWDWFHPSVDGQARLAEIAYRIISRKDA